A window from Salmo trutta unplaced genomic scaffold, fSalTru1.1, whole genome shotgun sequence encodes these proteins:
- the LOC115190462 gene encoding src-like-adapter 2, with the protein MGSGPSKERRGSSTQAALLGQEEPAESVILESSKYMVVSLYNYPTGHPAHCRIQVGERLNVLSDEGEWWKVRSSATGNESYIPSNYTAKVYHRWQYEGLSREKAEELLFLPYNQAGSFLVRESETHPGANSLSVRKSSDQDRLSVKHYRIQQLENGWLYISPCLTFPNLRALVDHYSEVRDGLCCLLGEPCFIQGSNNVPVVTGPLPMAVRKPTLNWKDMDSSMIFGKDNEDSLVSEGLKEAIKSYRFMTEDCKGSSHKWDS; encoded by the exons AGTCATACTGG AGAGCAGCAAGTATATGGTAGTGTCCCTGTATAACTATCCCACTGGTCACCCAGCACACTGCCGCATCCAAGTTGGAGAGAGACTCAACGTGCTTTCAGA CGAGGGGGAGTGGTGGAAGGTGAGATCCTCTGCCACAGGCAATGAGAGCTACATCCCCAGCAACTACACAGCCAAGGTGTACCACAG GTGGCAGTATGAGGGTCTCAGCCGAGAGAAGGCTGAGGAGCTCCTGTTTCTGCCCTACAACCAGGCTGGCTCTTTTCTGGTCCGGGAGAGTGAGACCCACCCTG GTGCCAACTCCCTGTCAGTGCGTAAGAGCAGTGACCAGGATCGTCTCTCAGTCAAACACTACCGGATCCAACAACTGGAGAATGGCTGGCTCTACATCTCCCCCTGCCTCACCTTCCCCAACCTCAGAGCTCTGGTGGACCACTACTCAG AGGTCCGTGATGGGCTATGCTGTCTGCTAGGGGAGCCCTGCTTCATCCAGGGGTCCAACAACGTTCCTGTGGTTACTGGTCCACTCCCCATGGCTGTCAGGAAGCCCACCCTCAACTGGAAAGATATGGACAG CTCCATGATTTTTGGCAAGGACAATGAGGATTCCCTGGTGAGCGAGGGATTGAAGGAGGCCATCAAATCCTACCGCTTCATGACAGAGGACTGCAAAGGCTCCAGCCACAAATGGGACAGCTGA